From a region of the Hevea brasiliensis isolate MT/VB/25A 57/8 unplaced genomic scaffold, ASM3005281v1 Scaf5, whole genome shotgun sequence genome:
- the LOC131177483 gene encoding uncharacterized protein LOC131177483 translates to MKKPLAGVYELDAMSMFNAKFNALTRKMDKLSMKVDSSIGGSSYTKDVGAGNMHFNEEANKKNEIEKEEEEKYVPPPLYKPPFPYPQRFQKAKLDKQFGKFLEVLKKLYINIPFTDAISQMPSYAKFLKEILSNKRRLEDYETVALTEECSALLQNKLPPKLKDPGSFSIPCHIGDTSIEKALCDHGASVSLMPLSICEKLKVGDLKPTTISLQLAV, encoded by the exons atgaagaagCCACTAGCTGGTGTATATGAATTAGATGCCATGAGTATGTTCAATGCCAAATTTAATGCTTTGACAAGAAAAATGGATAAGTTAAGCATGAAGGTTGACTCATCAATTGGAGGATCTAGTTATACAAAAGATGTTGGTGCGGGAAATATGCATT TTAATGAGGAAGCAAACAAGAAGAATGaaattgaaaaagaagaagaggaaaagtaTGTGCCTCCACCACTATACAAGCCACCATTTCCATATCCTCAGAGGTTTCAAAAAGCAAAGCTAGATAAGCAGTTCGGGAAATTtttagaagttttgaagaaattatACATCAACATTCCATTTACAGATGCAATTTCTCAAATGCCCTCATATGCTAAATTCCTGAAAGAAATTTTATCAAACAAGAGGAGATTAGAAGATTATGAAACTGTGGCATTAACAGAGGAGTGTAGTGCTCTCTTACAGAATAAACTTCCACCAAAATTGAAGGATCCAGGAAGTTTCTCTATACCTTGTCACATTGGGGATACTAGTATTGAAAAGGCATTGTGTGATCATGGAGCTAGTGTAAGTTTGATGCCACTCTCCATTTGTGAAAAGCTGAAGGTAGGAGATTTGAAGCCCACCACCATTTCTTTGCAACTAGCTGTGTGA